In Pseudophryne corroboree isolate aPseCor3 chromosome 7, aPseCor3.hap2, whole genome shotgun sequence, a single window of DNA contains:
- the LOC134944403 gene encoding taste receptor type 2 member 39-like: MGTTSPLALTCVIIITLEAIIGITITAFIIVLICFWYFRGQSISPSNKIVMALSISNIIFTVISFTNILILCFRPMAFLNTSNTPSIFSLSMFCITSSSWLTACLCFFYFMKIKNFSSQFLSRLKMNISTAVPWMILVAELVSLFTAAMNMLQFGQSEGYPSTNTSLLLSANMKSSSGTFPGNLYISFLGSFLPFLISVGTISSTVWSLKLHSRRMELNKGTTSGSRNINAYEGPIRIMIHLLFFYGMFYTILFLFYFNIFLSYSLGFWVFLIIMGSYGLNQSILLIFANPKLKEVLMNMLHCRNASAQEADDL; this comes from the coding sequence ATGGGCACTACGAGTCCTTTGGCTCTGACTTGTGTGATTATAATAACTCTGGAGGCCATCATTGGAATCACCATAACTGCCTTTATTATAGTTTTAATTTGTTTCTGGTATTTTCGAGGGCAGAGCATAAGTCCCAGCAATAAGATCGTCATGGCCTTGAGTATCTCCAATATAATATTCACGGTTATTTCTTTCACCAACATTTTAATCTTGTGTTTCAGGCCCATGGCTTTCCTAAATACTAGCAACACTCCTTCAATCTTTTCTCTCAGCATGTTCTGCATCACATCCTCCTCCTGGCTGACGGCCTGCCTCTGCTTCTTCTACTTTATGAAGATCAAAAACTTTAGTTCCCAGTTTTTATCTCGGCTGAAGATGAATATTAGCACTGCCGTTCCATGGATGATCTTGGTGGCCGAGCTGGTGTCTCTTTTCACTGCTGCCATGAACATGCTGCAATTTGGCCAAAGTGAAGGCTACCCTTCCACGAACACCTCACTTCTTCTTTCAGCCAATATGAAATCATCATCTGGAACATTTCCAGGCAACTTGTACATCTCATTCTTGGGCAGTTTCCTTCCATTCCTGATCAGTGTGGGAACTATAAGCTCCACTGTCTGGTCATTGAAACTGCACAGCCGAAGGATGGAGCTCAACAAGGGGACAACATCTGGCAGCAGAAACATCAACGCTTATGAAGGCCCCATTCGTATCATGATCCACCTTCTCTTTTTTTATGGAATGTTCTATACAATTTTGTTCCTTTTTTATTTCAACATTTTTCTCAGTTATAGTCTTGGGTTCTGGGTATTTCTGATAATAATGGGGTCATACGGTTTGAACCAATCGATTCTGCTCATCTTTGCAAACCCAAAGCTGAAGGAAGTCCTGATGAACATGCTTCACTGTAGAAACGCCTCAGCGCAGGAAGCGGACGATTTATAG
- the LOC134943893 gene encoding E3 ubiquitin/ISG15 ligase TRIM25-like: protein MASADMRQELVCSICLSIYTDPVTLRCGHNFCRVCIDRVLDTQEGAGAYTCPECRAECQERPALQRNITLCNIVESFLSTRPDQEETGIFCTYCVDSPVPAAKSCLLCEASLCDKHLRLHHTCLPSRNASHQSTSYVNPTTALGNRKCSVHKKILEYYCTEDSVCICVSCRLDGEHRGHLVEMLDEASEKKEEKLRNVLQKLTRKRAEAEKRVQSLQESRREDQEIAAGVIETVTALFRDIRRQLEDLEKRVLSEISRQEQRVSLSVSDLFQQLEIKKDELSGKMRHIEELCNVSDPVTVLQEPDTGDLCDTEDTERHDTQVRGAGDLDVGLISETLHTLSDIITGINTGIYVQEDTDILLDVATAGDTESDIMTGINIGIYVQEATALLLDVTTASNNIQISGDRKTASRSRIIQNHPVTPERFQCDQVISSRRFSSGRHYWEVDVSKSVGWMVGMCYPSIDRRGDQLHIGFNNKSWCVCRYNNQYSVIHDNIVIQLPDNIPCDRVRVYLDYEAGQISFYSLCDPIRHLHTYTAALTEPLHAALWVGGGCITICGGVRSWEKLP from the exons ATGGCGTCTGCTGATATGAGACAGGAGCTGGTctgttccatctgcctgagcatttatacagatcctgtaaccctgagatgtggccacaacttctgccgggtctgtattgatcgtgtgctggatacacaggagggggCTGGAGCTTATACCTGTCCTGAGTGCAGAGCAGAGTGTCAGGAGcgtcctgcactgcagaggaacataacGCTGTGTAACATAGTGGAGAGTTTCCTGTCTACTCGgccagatcaggaggagactgggatcttctgcacttactgtgtggactctcctgtacctgctgctaaatcctgtctgctgtgtgaggcatctctgtgtgataaacacctgagactacaccatacttgcctaccctcccggaatg CAAGTCACCAGAGCACGTCTTATGTGAATCCCACcactgccctggggaacaggaaatgctccgtccataagaagatcctggagtattactgcactgaggactctgtctGTATTTGCGTGTCCTGCAGGCTGGATGGAGAACATCGGGGACACCTGGTGGAGATGCTGGATGAGGCCTCTGAGAAGAAGGAAGAGAAGCTGAGGAATGTGCTGCAGAAACTGACCAGAAAGAGAGCGGAGGCTGAGAAAAGAGTGCAGAGTCTGCAGGAAAGCAGAAGAGAAGATCAGGAAATAGCAGCAGGTGTAATAGAGACAGTCACTGccctgtttagagacatcaggagacagctggaagacctggagaagagagtcctgagtgagatctccaggcaggaacagcgcgtttcactctcagtctctgatctgttccagcagctggaaataaagaaggacgagctgtccgggaagatgcgtcacattgaggagctgtgtaacgtgtctgatccagtgactgtcttacaggaaccagacacaggggacttgtgtgacactgaggacacagagagacatgatacccaggtccgtggtgcaggagatctggatgtgggtctcatctcagagacattacacacattatctgatataataacaggtataaatacagggatctatgtgcaggaggatacagacatattactggatgtagccacagctggtgatacagagtctgatataatgACAGGGATAAATatagggatctatgtgcaggaggctacagccctattactggatgtaaccacagctagTAATAATATACAGATATCTGGTGACAGGAAAACTGCATCCAGGTCACGTATAATCCAGAATCACCCAGTAACACCAGAGAGATTTCAGTGTGATCAGGTAATAAGCAGCAGGAGATTCTCCTCAGGGAgacattactgggaggtggatgtcagTAAGTCAGTGGGGTGGATGGTGGGGATGTGTTACCCCAGTATAGACAGGAGAGGAGATCAGTTACACATTGGATTTAATAACAAGTCCTGGTGTGTGTGTAGGTATAATAATCAGTACTCAGTGATACATGACAATATAGTGATCCAGTTACCTGACAATATCCCCTGTGACAGAGTGAGGGTATATCTGGATTATGAGGCAGGACAGATATCCTTCTATTCTctgtgtgaccccatcagacacttacacacctacactgccgccctcactgagcccctccatgctgCATTATGGGTAGGGGGCGGGTGTATAACTAtatgtgggggagtcaggagctggGAGAAATTACCATAA